A stretch of Flavobacterium sp. N2270 DNA encodes these proteins:
- a CDS encoding ABC transporter permease, translating to MVLYFRLLKESLSFALSALRNNKLRTLLSLLGVTIGIFSIIAVLAAVDSMDKKIKEDLSDMDMNTVYLMRFSFGPSEVEKWKREQFPDVTYEEFEFLKKSLNGIDKISFNLFTRNENIKYESKTVNSIRVKPSTSDFFEIEPIKIDKGRLFNESESNSGSPVIVIGSEVAIGLFGETDPLGKKVRLYGQKLTVIGVLKKQGQGMFGDSSDIAVFFPVNFLRRMYGDNNDMLTPAILIKPQKSVDIDEFKAELAQKLRTHRGVKPGEINNFFMNVLSGFTDFIDNIVGQMNMIGWVISAFSLLVGGFGIANIMFVSVKERTNLIGIQKALGAKNRFILFQFLFEAVILSVIGGLIGMFLVWLCAVGLSAALDFEFVLSFQNMLLGTGLAAFIGLISGIIPAISASKLDPVEAIRTGM from the coding sequence ATGGTTTTATATTTTAGATTACTAAAGGAAAGTTTGAGTTTTGCACTTAGCGCCCTTCGAAATAACAAATTAAGAACTCTTTTATCATTATTAGGAGTAACAATTGGTATATTTTCGATTATTGCGGTTTTAGCTGCTGTTGATTCTATGGACAAAAAAATCAAAGAAGATTTAAGTGATATGGACATGAACACAGTCTACTTAATGCGTTTTTCATTTGGCCCTTCAGAAGTTGAAAAATGGAAAAGAGAACAATTTCCAGATGTAACATATGAAGAATTTGAATTTCTAAAAAAATCGTTAAATGGAATTGATAAAATTTCATTTAATTTATTTACTAGAAATGAAAATATTAAATATGAGTCAAAAACGGTAAATTCAATTAGAGTAAAACCATCTACAAGTGATTTTTTTGAGATTGAACCAATAAAAATAGATAAAGGAAGATTATTTAATGAATCTGAATCAAATTCAGGCAGCCCTGTTATTGTTATTGGGAGTGAAGTTGCAATTGGCCTTTTTGGAGAAACCGATCCTTTAGGAAAAAAAGTTCGTTTGTATGGTCAAAAACTAACCGTAATTGGCGTCCTTAAAAAGCAAGGTCAAGGTATGTTTGGAGACAGTAGTGATATTGCTGTATTTTTTCCCGTAAACTTTTTAAGGAGAATGTATGGAGACAATAATGACATGTTAACTCCTGCTATTTTAATTAAACCTCAAAAATCTGTTGACATTGACGAATTTAAAGCAGAATTAGCTCAAAAACTCAGAACCCATAGAGGAGTAAAACCTGGAGAAATTAACAATTTTTTTATGAACGTTTTATCTGGTTTTACCGATTTTATTGACAACATTGTTGGTCAAATGAATATGATTGGCTGGGTTATAAGCGCTTTCTCTTTATTAGTAGGTGGATTTGGAATTGCTAACATTATGTTTGTATCTGTAAAAGAAAGAACTAATCTTATTGGAATACAAAAAGCACTAGGTGCTAAAAATAGATTTATTTTGTTTCAGTTTCTTTTTGAAGCAGTAATACTTTCTGTAATTGGAGGCTTAATAGGAATGTTCTTAGTATGGCTTTGTGCAGTAGGTTTAAGTGCTGCATTAGATTTTGAATTTGTATTGAGTTTTCAAAACATGTTACTTGGTACTGGTTTAGCTGCTTTTATCGGTTTAATTTCTGGAATTATTCCTGCTATATCAGCATCAAAATTAGATCCTGTTGAAGCCATTAGAACCGGAATGTAG
- a CDS encoding rod shape-determining protein — MGFFDFMTEDIAIDLGTANTLIIHNDKVVIDSPSIVARDRITGKIIAVGKEANMMQGKTHENIKTIRPLKDGVIADFDASEKMISLFIKSIPALKKRLFTPALRMVVCIPSGITEVEMRAVKESCERVNGKEVYLIHEPMAAAIGIGVDIMQPKGNMIVDIGGGTTEIAVIALGGIVCDKSVKIAGDVFTNDIIYYMRTQHNLFVGETSAEKIKIQIGAATEDLENAPEEMSVQGRDLLTGKPKQVDVSYREIAKALDKSIQRIEDAVMETLSQTPPELAADIYNTGIYLAGGGSMLRGLDKRISLKTDLPVYIAEDPLRAVVRGTGIALKNINKYKSILIK; from the coding sequence ATGGGATTTTTTGATTTCATGACTGAGGACATCGCAATTGACCTTGGTACCGCAAATACCTTAATAATTCATAATGATAAAGTTGTAATTGACAGTCCGTCAATTGTTGCTCGAGATAGAATTACAGGAAAAATAATCGCTGTTGGTAAAGAAGCCAACATGATGCAAGGTAAAACGCATGAAAACATTAAAACTATTAGGCCGTTAAAAGATGGTGTTATTGCAGATTTTGATGCGTCAGAAAAAATGATTAGCCTTTTTATTAAAAGTATTCCTGCTTTAAAGAAAAGACTTTTTACACCAGCACTTAGAATGGTTGTATGTATTCCTTCAGGAATTACTGAGGTTGAAATGCGTGCGGTAAAAGAATCTTGTGAACGTGTTAATGGTAAAGAAGTATATTTAATTCACGAACCAATGGCTGCTGCTATTGGAATTGGAGTTGATATTATGCAACCAAAAGGGAATATGATTGTAGACATAGGTGGAGGAACTACAGAAATTGCAGTTATTGCTCTTGGTGGTATTGTTTGTGATAAATCCGTTAAAATTGCGGGTGATGTCTTTACAAATGATATTATTTACTACATGAGAACGCAACATAATTTATTTGTTGGGGAAACTTCTGCAGAAAAAATTAAAATTCAAATAGGAGCAGCAACTGAAGATTTAGAAAATGCTCCCGAAGAAATGTCTGTTCAAGGTAGAGATTTGTTAACAGGTAAGCCTAAACAAGTTGATGTTTCTTATAGAGAAATTGCTAAAGCGCTGGATAAATCAATTCAAAGAATTGAAGATGCTGTAATGGAAACTCTTTCTCAAACACCTCCAGAACTAGCTGCAGATATTTACAACACAGGGATTTATCTTGCAGGAGGAGGTTCTATGTTAAGAGGATTAGATAAGCGAATATCCTTAAAAACCGATCTTCCGGTTTACATTGCAGAAGATCCTTTAAGAGCAGTAGTTAGGGGGACCGGAATTGCTCTTAAGAACATTAATAAATACAAAAGTATCCTTATAAAATAA
- the purH gene encoding bifunctional phosphoribosylaminoimidazolecarboxamide formyltransferase/IMP cyclohydrolase encodes MNTTKTIQSALISVFDKTGLEPIVKALHSKNVTIYSTGGTESFIKELGIPVVAVEDVTSYPSILGGRVKTLHPKVFGGILNRQDNPSDVAQMKEFDIPQLDLVIVDLYPFEKTVASGAEEADIIEKIDIGGISLIRAAAKNFKDTVIVASVEDYTRFLDFYTQENGNTTLEQRRLLATKAFHVSSNYDTAIFNYFNTDDTFYKASIANGQVLRYGENPHQKGFFFGDFDKMFKKLNGKELSYNNLLDVDAAVNLMSEFKNDIPTFAILKHNNACGIASRNTMKEAYVDALAGDPTSAFGGVLIANGNIDLDTAKEIHNLFCEVVIAPSFDNDAIELLEEKKNRILLIQNEVELPSKQVRTCLNGLLIQDKNNITDSAENLKTVTKIAPTIEEIEDLLFASKICKHTKSNTIVLAKNKQLCASGTGQTSRVDALRQAIEKATSFEFDLTGSVMASDAFFPFPDCVEIANKAGVTAVIQPGGSIKDELSINYCDENNLSMVFTGTRHFKH; translated from the coding sequence ATGAATACTACAAAAACAATTCAATCGGCATTAATTTCGGTTTTTGATAAAACAGGTCTAGAGCCAATTGTTAAAGCCCTTCACAGTAAAAACGTTACTATTTATTCAACTGGCGGAACAGAATCTTTTATAAAAGAATTAGGTATTCCGGTTGTTGCTGTAGAAGATGTAACTTCTTATCCATCTATCTTGGGTGGAAGAGTGAAAACTTTACATCCAAAAGTGTTTGGTGGAATTTTAAACCGTCAAGACAATCCTAGCGATGTTGCTCAAATGAAAGAATTTGATATTCCTCAATTGGATTTAGTTATTGTAGATTTATATCCATTCGAAAAAACAGTTGCTTCTGGTGCTGAAGAAGCGGATATCATTGAGAAAATTGATATTGGTGGAATTTCTTTAATTAGAGCTGCCGCAAAAAACTTTAAAGACACAGTAATTGTTGCTTCGGTTGAAGATTATACAAGATTTTTAGATTTTTATACGCAAGAAAACGGAAATACAACTTTAGAGCAAAGAAGGTTGTTAGCAACAAAAGCATTTCATGTTTCTTCAAATTATGATACGGCCATATTTAATTATTTTAATACCGATGATACTTTTTATAAAGCAAGTATTGCTAACGGACAAGTTTTAAGATATGGCGAAAATCCTCATCAAAAAGGTTTTTTCTTTGGGGATTTTGATAAAATGTTCAAAAAATTAAATGGTAAAGAATTGTCGTACAATAATTTATTAGATGTTGATGCGGCTGTAAATTTAATGTCAGAATTTAAAAACGACATTCCTACTTTTGCTATCTTAAAGCATAATAATGCATGCGGAATTGCTTCAAGAAATACAATGAAAGAAGCTTATGTTGATGCTTTAGCGGGTGATCCAACTTCAGCATTTGGTGGTGTCCTTATTGCAAATGGGAATATTGATTTGGATACAGCAAAAGAAATTCACAATCTTTTTTGTGAAGTGGTTATTGCTCCTTCATTTGATAATGATGCAATTGAATTGTTAGAAGAAAAGAAAAACAGAATTTTATTAATTCAAAATGAAGTTGAATTACCTTCAAAACAAGTACGAACTTGTTTGAATGGTTTATTAATTCAAGATAAAAATAATATCACCGATAGTGCTGAAAATTTAAAAACAGTAACTAAGATTGCCCCTACAATTGAGGAAATTGAAGATTTATTGTTTGCTTCTAAAATTTGTAAACATACAAAGTCCAATACAATTGTATTAGCAAAAAACAAGCAGCTTTGTGCTTCAGGAACCGGACAAACATCGAGAGTTGATGCTTTGAGACAAGCAATAGAAAAAGCAACTTCGTTTGAATTTGATTTAACAGGGAGTGTTATGGCTAGTGATGCGTTTTTCCCATTTCCTGATTGTGTAGAGATTGCGAACAAGGCTGGGGTAACTGCAGTTATTCAACCAGGAGGTTCAATTAAAGATGAGTTGAGTATAAATTATTGTGATGAAAATAACTTGTCAATGGTATTTACAGGAACACGTCATTTTAAACATTAA
- a CDS encoding porin family protein, which translates to MKKYILLFLFSSTLYSQGGMFGKDPIINKENFDKQRMHYGYYLGFNSLGFKTDYLSVTQDIEVQNTIGFNVGLVGNLRLTNFMDFRFEPGLIITQRNLTYPNITDPVDRVREVKSTYIYFPFLLKFSSQRTGNIRPYLTAGLSTALNLGSNADSPDDNSNDRFRMTKWTSFYELGFGIDLYFEYFKFSPTIKGVFSMNDELIRDNDPNSQWTGNVQEMKTRGIFINFMFH; encoded by the coding sequence ATGAAAAAGTATATTTTATTATTTTTATTCTCTTCAACCTTGTATTCGCAAGGAGGTATGTTTGGAAAAGATCCTATTATTAATAAGGAAAATTTTGACAAGCAAAGAATGCACTATGGATACTATTTAGGATTTAATAGTTTGGGTTTTAAAACCGACTATTTATCCGTTACTCAAGATATTGAGGTTCAAAATACTATTGGATTTAATGTTGGGTTAGTTGGTAATCTTAGGTTAACAAACTTTATGGATTTTAGGTTTGAACCAGGACTAATTATAACACAAAGAAACTTAACTTATCCTAATATTACAGATCCAGTAGACAGAGTAAGAGAGGTAAAGTCTACATATATTTATTTTCCTTTTTTGTTAAAATTTTCCTCTCAAAGAACAGGAAACATTAGGCCTTATTTAACTGCAGGATTGTCTACAGCTTTAAATTTAGGCAGTAATGCAGATTCTCCAGATGATAATTCAAATGATAGGTTTAGAATGACCAAATGGACTAGTTTTTATGAACTTGGTTTTGGTATTGATTTATATTTTGAATATTTTAAATTCTCTCCAACTATAAAAGGAGTGTTTAGTATGAATGATGAATTAATTAGAGATAATGACCCTAATAGTCAATGGACAGGAAATGTTCAAGAAATGAAAACTAGAGGTATTTTTATTAATTTCATGTTTCATTAA
- a CDS encoding TrmH family RNA methyltransferase: MVSKNQIKLITSLQQKKYRKQHKIFIAEGVKVIQELIDANYILNDLFTTQDDFSSLKSGKTHAITILDLKKISALTTPNTCLATFSIPETKNPKLEGLILALDSIRDPGNLGTIIRLCDWFGIETLLCSEETVDVYNPKVVQATMGSISRVKVVYCNLETELKKAKIPVFGTFMDGKSVYSENLPKEGIIVMGNEANGISSSIEKIVSERISIPRFGNLQLTESLNVATATAIILNEFKRPV; the protein is encoded by the coding sequence ATGGTTAGTAAAAACCAAATTAAACTTATAACGAGTTTACAACAAAAAAAATATCGTAAACAACATAAAATATTTATTGCCGAAGGTGTAAAGGTAATACAAGAATTAATTGACGCCAATTATATATTGAATGATCTGTTTACAACTCAAGATGATTTTTCTAGTTTAAAATCAGGCAAAACACATGCCATAACAATTTTAGATTTAAAAAAAATAAGTGCTTTAACAACTCCAAATACTTGTTTAGCTACTTTTTCAATTCCTGAAACTAAAAATCCAAAACTAGAAGGCCTTATTTTAGCATTAGATTCTATAAGAGATCCTGGAAATTTAGGAACCATAATAAGACTTTGTGATTGGTTTGGAATTGAAACTCTTTTATGTTCTGAAGAAACTGTAGATGTTTACAACCCAAAAGTGGTACAAGCAACTATGGGCTCAATAAGTAGAGTTAAAGTAGTATATTGTAATTTAGAAACCGAACTAAAAAAAGCCAAAATTCCTGTTTTTGGAACTTTTATGGACGGTAAATCAGTCTATAGCGAAAACTTACCAAAAGAAGGAATCATAGTTATGGGAAATGAAGCAAATGGCATTTCTTCATCTATTGAAAAAATTGTTTCCGAAAGAATTTCTATTCCAAGGTTTGGCAACTTACAACTTACAGAAAGCTTAAATGTTGCTACTGCAACAGCAATAATTTTAAATGAATTTAAACGGCCTGTTTAA
- the accD gene encoding acetyl-CoA carboxylase, carboxyltransferase subunit beta: MSWFKRKEKGIQTATEDKKDVPKGLWYKTPTGKVIDTDELARNLWVSPEDDFHVRIGSAEYFQILFDDNKFKELNPKMTSKDPLKFEDTKKYDERLKDAMAKTKLKDAVRTAVGKSKGNDIVVACMDFAFIGGSMGAVVGEKIARGIDYSIQHKIPFVMISKSGGARMMEAAYSLMQLAKTSAKLAQLAEEKIPYISLCTDPTTGGTTASYAMLGDINIGEPGALIGFAGPRIVKDTTGKDLPEGFQSSEFLLEHGFLDFITHRKELKDKINLYLDLILNQEIR; encoded by the coding sequence ATGAGTTGGTTTAAAAGAAAAGAAAAAGGTATCCAAACGGCTACCGAAGATAAAAAAGATGTCCCAAAAGGCTTGTGGTATAAAACTCCAACAGGTAAAGTAATTGATACTGATGAGCTAGCTAGAAATCTTTGGGTAAGTCCAGAAGACGATTTTCATGTTAGAATTGGAAGTGCAGAATATTTTCAAATATTATTTGATGACAATAAGTTTAAAGAGCTAAATCCTAAAATGACATCAAAAGATCCTTTAAAGTTTGAGGATACTAAAAAATATGATGAGCGTTTAAAAGACGCAATGGCTAAAACCAAATTAAAAGATGCCGTTAGAACGGCTGTAGGAAAATCAAAAGGTAACGATATTGTTGTTGCTTGTATGGATTTTGCTTTTATTGGAGGTTCAATGGGAGCTGTTGTTGGAGAAAAAATAGCTCGAGGAATCGATTATTCTATTCAACATAAAATCCCATTTGTAATGATTTCTAAGTCTGGAGGAGCTCGTATGATGGAAGCTGCTTATTCTTTAATGCAATTGGCAAAAACTTCAGCAAAATTGGCTCAATTAGCAGAAGAGAAAATTCCTTACATATCGCTTTGCACTGATCCTACAACAGGAGGTACAACAGCTTCTTATGCTATGCTAGGAGATATTAATATTGGAGAACCAGGTGCTTTAATTGGATTTGCAGGACCAAGAATTGTAAAAGACACAACGGGTAAGGATTTACCTGAAGGGTTTCAGTCTTCGGAGTTTTTATTAGAACATGGATTTTTAGATTTTATTACACATAGAAAAGAGCTAAAAGATAAAATTAACTTGTATTTAGATTTAATTTTAAATCAAGAAATTAGATAA
- a CDS encoding BamA/TamA family outer membrane protein — protein MKKYLPKIALLFLTGSIFFSCSIVKNVPEGNQLLTKNEILVNDKVVNTEVTDGILLQKPNSKFFGFPLRLSLYNLAKKNADSSYNNWLNKKPNRKENLVKLLSEKQVERLGKSFLVSGFSNFLKKTGEKPVVIDSKKTEKTKERFKTYYFNEGYFNSKIETTIDSLGNKKAKIVYKIETGKATHIDSISRFIETPELDALFAQTEQQSKIKKGNRFKQTDFEDERNRITKEFRNNGVYHFQVNHVKYDIVTFDTVNKINAELIIEDRDVKKGDSLIKTPFKIYSISNVNIFTVNNSKNINNKFKDSVSYRNYNIYSNGKLNYRPKALTDAIFIEKGNLFSDSDRTLTSRSISNLKTFNFPNIEYVEDPNDENGLIANIYLIPRKKYSWTPSIDLTYSNVINFGISGSMSVTWRNLFRGAEILELSTRGQIGSSKDFANPNDTFFNISEIGADAKITFPRIFFPLNTKRFIKKEMLPTTQMSVGLTRQRNIGLDKSNFNGVIGYSWTPKENVSVRYDLLNIQYVQNLNVGNYFNVYSSSYDRLNDLAQIYNTNPDNVDGTDLTSSGAVNFIEEVISGATSLVSTDDDYQSIRSIGERRKRLIENNLIISSSYTYNKTTKKGLNDNNFYAFKGKLETAGNLASLLAKEVNEPLSDNNKETLLGVEYAQYFKTELEYIKHWNAGKQRVIATRVFAGIAIPYGNANSIPFSRSYFGGGTNDNRGWQAYTLGPGKSGAVNDFNEANFKIAFSAEYRAKLFGNLHGALFVDLGNIWNVSDNVVDENYTFNGLKSLEDIAVGSGFGFRYDFNYFVFRLDFGYKTYNPAKEQSERWFRDLNFSRTVLNFGINYPF, from the coding sequence TTGAAAAAATATTTACCAAAAATAGCATTATTATTTCTAACAGGAAGCATATTCTTTTCATGCTCTATTGTTAAAAATGTACCTGAAGGAAATCAGTTGTTAACTAAAAACGAAATTTTAGTTAATGATAAGGTTGTTAATACAGAAGTTACCGATGGAATTTTGCTTCAAAAACCAAACAGTAAATTTTTTGGTTTTCCGTTAAGGCTTTCGCTTTATAACTTGGCTAAAAAAAATGCGGATTCTTCTTATAATAATTGGTTAAATAAAAAACCAAATAGAAAAGAAAATTTGGTTAAATTACTTTCAGAAAAACAAGTTGAACGATTAGGGAAATCTTTTTTAGTTTCAGGATTTAGTAATTTTTTAAAGAAAACGGGAGAAAAACCTGTTGTAATTGATTCAAAAAAAACAGAAAAAACAAAAGAGAGGTTTAAAACATACTACTTTAACGAAGGATATTTTAATTCTAAAATAGAAACCACAATTGATTCCTTAGGTAATAAAAAAGCTAAAATTGTTTATAAAATTGAAACTGGTAAGGCTACTCATATAGATTCTATTTCTCGATTTATTGAAACGCCAGAATTAGATGCGTTATTCGCTCAAACAGAACAACAATCTAAAATAAAAAAAGGAAATAGATTTAAGCAAACTGATTTTGAAGACGAAAGAAACAGAATTACTAAAGAATTCAGGAATAATGGTGTATATCACTTTCAGGTTAATCATGTAAAATATGATATCGTAACTTTTGACACAGTTAATAAAATAAATGCCGAATTAATTATTGAAGACCGAGATGTTAAAAAAGGAGATTCGCTAATTAAAACACCGTTTAAGATTTATTCCATAAGTAATGTAAATATCTTTACAGTTAATAACAGTAAAAACATAAACAATAAATTTAAAGATAGCGTATCATATAGAAATTATAATATATATAGTAACGGTAAGTTAAATTATAGACCTAAAGCTTTAACCGATGCTATTTTTATAGAAAAAGGAAATTTGTTTAGTGATTCTGATAGAACGTTAACATCTAGATCTATTAGTAATTTAAAAACATTTAATTTTCCAAATATTGAATACGTTGAAGATCCAAATGATGAAAATGGATTAATTGCTAATATTTACCTAATTCCAAGAAAGAAGTATAGTTGGACACCATCTATAGATCTTACTTATTCAAATGTTATCAATTTTGGTATTTCTGGAAGTATGTCTGTAACATGGAGAAATCTCTTTAGAGGTGCTGAAATATTAGAATTGTCTACTAGAGGTCAAATTGGCTCATCTAAAGATTTTGCAAATCCAAACGATACATTTTTTAATATTTCAGAAATTGGTGCCGATGCTAAAATTACTTTTCCAAGAATATTTTTTCCTTTAAATACTAAAAGGTTTATAAAAAAAGAAATGCTTCCTACTACGCAAATGAGTGTAGGTCTAACAAGACAAAGAAATATTGGACTAGACAAAAGTAATTTTAATGGAGTAATTGGTTATAGTTGGACGCCAAAAGAAAATGTTTCTGTTCGTTATGATTTATTAAATATCCAATATGTTCAAAATTTAAATGTAGGTAATTATTTTAATGTATATTCTTCATCTTACGATAGATTAAATGATTTAGCTCAAATTTATAATACTAATCCTGATAATGTTGATGGTACAGATTTAACATCTTCTGGTGCAGTTAATTTTATTGAAGAGGTAATTTCTGGTGCTACTTCTTTAGTTTCAACAGATGATGATTATCAGTCCATCAGAAGTATTGGAGAAAGAAGAAAAAGATTAATTGAAAATAATTTAATTATTTCTTCTAGTTACACATATAATAAAACTACAAAAAAAGGACTTAATGACAATAATTTTTACGCTTTTAAAGGAAAACTTGAAACAGCAGGGAATTTAGCATCATTACTTGCAAAAGAGGTAAATGAGCCATTAAGTGATAATAATAAAGAAACATTATTAGGTGTAGAATATGCGCAGTATTTCAAAACAGAATTAGAATATATTAAACATTGGAACGCTGGAAAACAAAGAGTAATAGCTACAAGAGTTTTTGCCGGTATTGCTATTCCATATGGTAATGCAAATTCAATTCCGTTTTCTAGAAGTTACTTTGGGGGAGGAACAAATGACAATAGAGGTTGGCAAGCGTATACTCTGGGCCCAGGTAAAAGTGGCGCAGTAAATGATTTTAATGAAGCTAATTTTAAAATTGCTTTTAGTGCAGAATATAGAGCCAAGTTATTTGGTAATTTACATGGAGCACTTTTTGTAGATTTAGGAAATATTTGGAATGTATCAGATAACGTAGTAGATGAAAATTATACTTTTAACGGTTTAAAATCATTAGAAGATATTGCTGTTGGCTCAGGATTTGGATTTAGATACGATTTTAATTATTTTGTTTTTAGATTAGACTTTGGTTACAAAACCTATAATCCTGCGAAAGAACAAAGTGAAAGATGGTTTAGAGATTTAAATTTTAGTAGAACAGTTTTAAATTTCGGAATTAATTATCCATTCTAA
- the fbaA gene encoding class II fructose-bisphosphate aldolase — translation MNHSIKPGVATGDEVQEIFRYAKEKGFALPAVNVTGSSTINGVLETAAKLNAPVIIQFSNGGASFNAGKGLSNENQKSAILGAVAGAKHIHTLAEAYGATVILHTDHCAKNLLPWIDGLLDASEVHFKETGKPLYSSHMIDLSEEPIEENIEISKRYLERMSKMGMTLEIELGITGGEEDGVDNSDVDSSKLYTQPEEVAYAYEELMKVSPRFTIAAAFGNVHGVYKPGNVKLTPKILKNSQEFIEKNYNTGTNPIDFVFHGGSGSTLEEIREAISYGVIKMNIDTDLQFAFTEGIRDYMASKMDYLKTQIGSPDGADAPNKKHYDPRKWIREGELTFNARLEQAFADLNNINTL, via the coding sequence ATGAACCATTCAATAAAACCAGGTGTTGCAACTGGAGATGAAGTACAAGAAATTTTTAGATATGCTAAAGAAAAAGGCTTTGCTTTACCAGCTGTAAATGTTACTGGTTCAAGTACTATAAATGGTGTTTTGGAAACAGCTGCAAAACTAAATGCTCCGGTTATAATTCAGTTTTCTAACGGTGGAGCTTCATTTAATGCGGGTAAAGGTTTGTCAAATGAAAATCAAAAATCTGCAATTCTAGGTGCTGTAGCCGGCGCAAAACATATACACACATTGGCTGAAGCTTATGGAGCTACAGTTATTTTACATACAGATCATTGCGCTAAAAATTTGTTGCCTTGGATAGACGGTTTATTAGATGCTTCTGAAGTTCACTTTAAAGAAACAGGAAAGCCTTTATATAGTTCTCACATGATAGATTTATCTGAAGAGCCTATCGAAGAAAATATTGAAATATCTAAAAGATATTTGGAGCGCATGAGCAAAATGGGAATGACGCTTGAAATTGAATTAGGTATTACAGGAGGAGAAGAAGACGGTGTTGATAATTCAGATGTAGATAGCTCTAAATTATATACTCAACCTGAAGAAGTTGCTTATGCTTATGAGGAATTAATGAAAGTAAGTCCAAGATTTACAATTGCAGCAGCTTTTGGTAATGTTCATGGGGTTTATAAGCCTGGAAATGTAAAATTAACTCCAAAAATTTTAAAAAATTCGCAAGAGTTTATAGAAAAAAATTATAATACTGGGACAAACCCAATTGATTTTGTTTTTCATGGGGGAAGTGGTTCTACATTAGAAGAAATTAGAGAAGCAATTTCTTATGGAGTAATTAAAATGAATATTGATACCGATTTGCAATTTGCATTTACTGAAGGTATTCGTGATTATATGGCTTCTAAAATGGATTACTTGAAAACACAAATAGGTAGTCCAGATGGAGCAGATGCTCCAAATAAAAAACATTACGATCCAAGAAAGTGGATTCGCGAAGGAGAATTAACATTTAACGCAAGGTTAGAGCAAGCGTTTGCTGATTTAAATAATATAAACACATTATAA
- the ubiE gene encoding bifunctional demethylmenaquinone methyltransferase/2-methoxy-6-polyprenyl-1,4-benzoquinol methylase UbiE produces the protein MSKNVTPYKNSDLGKKEQVAQMFDTISGNYDGLNRVISFGTDAKWKQKILKMVASKHPKSILDIATGTGDLAILFANTTATEIIGLDISQGMLDIGKKKIEAQKLSSKIQMVLGDGENIPYPDNYFDVITVAYGVRNFENLEKGLTDILRTLKPGGQFIILETSVPTKFPFKQGYAFHSKFILPLVGKLFSKDKAAYSYLSDSANKFPFGEVLNNILRKIGFIDVEHMPQTFGVATIYHASKK, from the coding sequence ATGTCAAAAAACGTTACACCATATAAAAATTCTGATTTAGGCAAAAAAGAGCAAGTAGCTCAAATGTTTGATACTATTTCTGGTAATTATGATGGTTTAAACCGAGTAATTTCTTTTGGAACTGATGCAAAGTGGAAGCAAAAAATTTTAAAAATGGTAGCTTCTAAACATCCAAAATCTATTTTAGATATAGCTACTGGAACAGGTGATTTGGCTATTTTATTTGCTAATACAACAGCAACCGAGATTATTGGTTTAGATATTTCGCAAGGAATGTTAGATATTGGGAAGAAAAAAATTGAAGCTCAAAAATTATCATCAAAAATACAAATGGTTTTAGGTGATGGTGAAAATATTCCTTATCCCGACAATTATTTTGATGTAATTACTGTAGCCTATGGTGTTCGTAATTTTGAAAACCTTGAAAAAGGATTAACTGACATTTTAAGAACACTAAAGCCAGGCGGACAATTTATTATTTTAGAAACCTCGGTACCTACAAAATTCCCTTTTAAACAAGGATATGCTTTTCATTCGAAATTTATTTTGCCTTTAGTTGGAAAATTGTTTTCAAAAGACAAAGCGGCTTATAGTTATTTGTCAGATTCAGCAAATAAATTCCCTTTTGGGGAAGTTTTAAACAATATTTTAAGAAAAATTGGGTTTATAGATGTAGAACATATGCCACAAACATTTGGGGTGGCAACTATTTACCATGCTTCTAAAAAATAA